In a single window of the Oscarella lobularis chromosome 4, ooOscLobu1.1, whole genome shotgun sequence genome:
- the LOC136186049 gene encoding uncharacterized protein yields MDLEQLVNEEDMEELVASGLSHRGISEILCDRFPGHRGLSERSVRRYCEKYDIHWTSSVETSELDRAVSQAVDKLGPTYGRKTMKGYLSSHHGWTGIGEKRVGRALQRVAPEYHEERQQTAARRANPVPYSAEYFGHKLHVDQNEKLTMYGVTHVAAIDGFSGCIVQTATMPMKNNYVIYDQLLKPILLQYGVWDQLRVDHGLEFVLMLYVQEQLEVFRSNRQRQCFVQSDSKHNHPIERIWGEVNQRVNFPIKAGLNDLVDKEILDLNDEISKFSVSAVAIEISRVGMTSFVEAWNAHPISGKGIPNILKTHSNVGEINPTNVPSLQDAVQGYEAGGGRLTGPHSFGTDILRDSPLKASERNIEFHQRYDAEDIFSKVVNGQYDLMQQAVVFYDRLTRSLL; encoded by the exons ATGGACCTCGAGCAGCTTGTGAACGAAGAGGACATGGAAGAGTTGGTGGCCAGCGGGCTCTCGCACAGAGGTATAAGTGAAATTTTATGCGACCGATTTCCGGGCCACCGAGGTCTAAGCGAGCGGAGCGTCAGACGCTACTGTGAAAAGTACGACATACACTGGACATCTTCAGTAGAAACGTCTGAACTTGATCGAGCAGTCTCACAAGCCGTGGACAAG CTTGGCCCTACCTATGGACGAAAGACCATGAAAGGCTATTTGTCCTCTCATCATGGGTGGACTGGAATAGGCGAGAAGCGTGTGGGAAGAGCTCTTCAACGAGTGGCTCCCGAGTATCACGAAGAACGGCAGCAAACTGCTGCAAGACGAGCCAATCCTGTCCCGTACAGTGCTGAATACTTTGGCCACAAGCTTCACGTGGATCAAAACGAGAAGCTTACTATGTATGGTGTCACCCATGTGGCAGCCATTGACGGATTCAGCGGTTGCATAGTGCAAACTGCCACGATGCCCATGAAGAACAATTATGTTATTTACGACCAGCTATTGAAGCCAATTTTGCTTCAATACGGCGTGTGGGATCAACTCAGGGTTGATCATGGGCTGGAATTTGTACTCATGCTTTATGTTCAAGAGCAGTTGGAGGTTTTTCGATCAAATAGACAACGACAGTGCTTTGTCCAGTCTGATTCGAAGCAT AATCACCCTATTGAAAGAATTTGGGGTGAAGTTAACCAAAGAGTTAACTTTCCCATAAAAGCTGGCTTGAACGATTTAGTCGATAAGGAAATTCTCGACCTTAACGACGAAATTTCAAAGTTTTCAGTGTCTGCCGTGGCCATTGAAATCAGCAGGGTgggtatgacgtcatttgtcGAAGCTTGGAATGCCCATCCTATTTCAG GCAAAGGAATTCCCAATATTTTAAAGACGCACAGCAACGTGGGAGAAATCAATCCAACGAACGTACCAAGCTTGCAGGACGCGGTGCAAGGATACGAAGCCGGTGGTGGGCGGTTGACAGGCCCTCATTCCTTTGGAACCGACATTCTTCGCGACAGTCCTCTGAAAGCGTCGGAGCGAAATATCGAATTCCACCAGCGGTATGACGCGGAGGACATTTTTTCAAAGGTCGTGAATGGCCAATACGACTTAATGCAACAGGCAGTGGTTTTTTATGACAGACTCACTAGGAGTTTACTGTAA